A portion of the Leucoraja erinacea ecotype New England chromosome 9, Leri_hhj_1, whole genome shotgun sequence genome contains these proteins:
- the eif5 gene encoding eukaryotic translation initiation factor 5, whose amino-acid sequence MAVNVNRSVSDQFYRYKMPRLIAKVEGKGNGIKTVIVNMVDVAKALNRPPTYPTKFFGCELGAQTQFDSKNDRYIVNGSHEANKLQDMLDGFIRKFVLCNECENPETDLHVNPKKQTIGISCKACGYRGTLDLRHKLCTFILKNPPENGDGGSAKKEKEKKNKKGKDKENGSVSNSESSTHNEFDAPEAVDGEDDDEDWCEETTEEAQRRRMGEISDHAKNLTLSDDLGKTLEDRVNLFYNFVKKKKEEGIIDSADKELLAEAERLDVIAMGPLILSELLFDENIREQIKKYKRHFLRFCHGNKKAQKYLLGGFECLVKIHRDQLLSRVPHVLKELYDADLLEEEVILAWAEKVSKKYVPKELAKEIHSKADPFIKWLKEAEEESEEDDEDEEEEDKDVEVVYDSSAREVKVETMKPIKKKEEEDIDIDAI is encoded by the exons ATGGCTGTCAACGTCAACCGCAGTGTTTCCGATCAGTTCTATCGGTACAAAATGCCCCGTCTGATTGCTAAG GtcgagggcaaagggaatggaataAAGACAGTAATAGTCAACATGGTTGACGTTGCTAAGGCGCTTAATCGGCCTCCAACGT ATCCCACCAAGTTTTTTGGTTGTGAGCTGGGAGCTCAGACCCAGTTTGATTCAAAGAATGATCGTTATATTGTGAATGGATCCCATGAGGCGAATAAACTGCAAGACATGCTGGATGGATTCATTCGAAAATTTGTCCTTTGTAATGAGTGTGAAAATCCTGAAACTGACCTG caTGTCAATCCAAAGAAACAAACTATTGGTATTTCCTGTAAAGCCTGTGGATACAGAGGCACGCTTGACCTGCGTCACAAGCTCTGCACATTCATTCTAAAAAATCCACCTG AGAATGGGGATGGTGGTTCAGccaagaaagaaaaggaaaagaaaaacaaGAAAGGCAAGGATAAAGAGAATGGATCGGTGTCCAATTCTGAATCATCCACCCACAATGAATTCGATGCTCCAGAAGCAGTG GATGGTGAAGATGATGATGAAGACTGGTGTGAAGAAACTACAGAAGAGGCCCAGCGACGTCGAATGGGTGAAATCAGTGACCATGCCAAAAATCTAACACTCAGTGATGATCTGGGAAAAACCTTGGAAGACAGAGTTAACTTATTCTACAACTTCGTCAAG AAGAAAAAGGAAGAAGGAATTATTGACTCGGCTGATAAAGAGCTTCTTGCAGAAGCTGAACGTCTAGACGTCATCGCTATGGGTCCTCTTATACTTAGTGAATTGCTTTTCGATGAGAACATAAGGGAGCAGATCAAGAAATATAAACGACACTTCTTGCGT TTCTGCCATGGCAATAAAAAGGCTCAGAAGTACTTGCTTGGTGGCTTTGAATGTCTGGTGAAGATACATCGGGACCAACTACTTTCCAGGGTTCCTCATGTTCTGAAGGAACTCTACGATGCTGATCTCCTGGAAGAGGAAGTCATCCTTGCCTGGGCAGAGAAA GTATCCAAGAAGTATGTCCCAAAAGAACTTGCCAAAGAAATACATTCAAAGGCAGATCCGTTTATTAAATGGCTAAAAGAAGCTGAAGAAGAATCTGAAGAGGatgatgaagatgaggaggaggaagatAAAGATGTAGAG GTGGTTTATGACAGCTCTGCAAGAGAAGTGAAAGTGGAGACTATGAAACCCATTAAgaaaaaagaggaagaagatatagatATTGATGCTATTTGA